Within Homo sapiens chromosome 2, GRCh38.p14 Primary Assembly, the genomic segment GTAGAGCATTCAGAATTGccgatttttttaaatcactatttATAAAATGCTGTGCCACTTCTTTCTGGCTTAAGTTTTACAAGTAATGTATTGTTTCCCCTTAACCTCTCTTAAGACCTTTTTCCATCTTTAATTTCCAGAAATTTGAATATGATTTGTCTTGGTATGGATTTCTTTGGATTTATCCTATTTGGGGTTTgttctactttattctttttgaatcAGTGGGTTTAATGTCTTTTGtcaaatttggggaaattttagccattatttattagattatttttttcagttgaacAGTTTTTCTCCTTACTTCTAGGACCCTGATGATACAAAAGCTAGATTTTTTGTTATCATCCATAGATCTCTcaaaccatttattttttttctaggctATTTTCTCTATATTGTTTACACTGAGTAATTTCTAATTATCTGTCTTCAAGTTTGCGGATTCATTCTTTGTTGTCTCCAAACTACTTTTGAGGCTATCTGTTGagtatttcagttattgtatttttttaggtTTATAATTTCTAGCTCATTACTTATTCAATATCTTATATTCCTTTACatagattcttttatttttaattttgtttcaaaagtgtttttaattgctcatttaataattttttacacttgatcttagccaaaaggccaagaggCAATCATTTAATAATTTCTGCTAACTTTGTATGTGTTTGAAACTTCacaataaaaagggaaaacagaTGCAGTTTTTCTGATCTAGGGAAGATGCTGaccactttcttcatctgtaggaaaaaccaaaacaagaaggAAATGAGACTAAATGATTATAGAGGAGAGTATAAACAGCTTAATTAAGAAGATATTTCACCACTAGGAAAACTTCCCATGCAAAGTGCATCCTAGTGCCTGGTCATCTCTCAAATTTAATGTTTACTAGTTTTAATCGCAagagtaataaataaaaactaatgatTCATTTTGCAGAATAATAGGTatactgtaatcccagttctcatacattggagaaaaacaaaatttagaaaatgagatTCCTCTATAGTCACAGCCCTTATATCACCGCTCTCAATGGTTTTGTAAACCATTCAGATTTCTTTATGTGTGATTAGAACTGGGATTATATTAGACCTATTATtctgcaatttctttttcttcttttttgcctaAATATTCTGCTAAGAGAGTTTGTGAAACAGAATAAACAGCTGTTTAGACAGAAAAGCTAAAAACAGTTGAAAACAGCTAAAAGCAGCTTCTTTTCTGTTCAGATTCCAAGATCATGCCAATTTTATCCATATTTTAATATCTGGCATGATCCAGGATCTTTTTAACCTAAGGACATAATTTTCCACAATTATTATCCTTTTTACCTAAGGACAAAAAAATTACAGTAGTGAAAATAACCCGAAAAGCAAGATCCTGAAGTTCCGTGCTTGCAGTTGGCTGGCCCTCTGTGCCTCTGTGGGCAGGTGGCCGCCGGGCTTTGTGTCTGAGGGGCTGCATAGTAGAATGACTCAGCAAAGCAGTGGCCTGGGGAGCATAGAAGAGGCTGACTAAGATTATGAGCTTTCAGGGGAGCATTCTTTTTAGCTGGCAAATTTCTCTTTTAAGGTAATGAAAGTGTTTCAGGTTCCTCTTTGTCCATTTGCAAATAAACTGGTGAGTTAACGTCACTCCCAGTGCAAATGAGAGTGTAGTGCACACGTCATGAAGATGAAGTGGTTTCCCcttaattttgcatattttcttgtCTGCTTTTAACTCTAGAAGATATTTGCCTTCACCTGATTTACAGTCAGGTTCGTTTCTCGCATCGTAAATGGACTCTTCTCGGTTGTCCTCACAAATTATTCATTGCTCTCATTTCATGTATGATGCCCCTGATTTTGTAGCATTGGCCCTAATAGAATATTAGACAAAACTCAAGGAGGAGAAACTTGTGTGGGGATAGGGGAATAGATGGGTGCCCTTTGTAGAACAGAACTCTGTCTtgggcttcttttttttatcCTGTAAGGCTTAACTGTAAGAAGCTCACAGTATCTCCATATAAGCCTTCTGGTTGATTGACAAATATTCTCAGCAGGGATTATTTAAGAAAACGGATCTCAATATTTCTAAGAGCTAGCTGCAGTGACTCATGGTGAACAGAGAATTATGATTGGACAGTGTTAGAGCCATTGAGACCACGTTATTGCACCTCAATGCTTAGCATAACGCCTCATGCATCTActtgttcatccatccatttttCAGCTAGCTTTTACTACATGAAATCCTGATATGAAGCTCTATGCCACGTGTTTACTCCATATACCTATCCCAGTGACTCTTTCAACTCAAGCTTGCTCTCTGAGGACAAAATCATGAACACATCCACAGACCCACACTCTACCTCTCTCCCACTAGAAGACCAGAATCCGTTTTCCAGTTCCCCCAAGCCCAAGCACTGTGACTCTCACCTGTCCATGGAAGCCTCTAAGCCActccccccagcccccatccTGTTCCTTggtctccttcctcctcagcacCTTGGAGCCTCCAGAGTTGATCTTACTTCTTCTCAGGTCCCCCTGGCATCCTCATGGGCCCTGACAGACTCATTTAGAGAGCCAAAGAGCCCTCTATGAGGTTTCCAAATTTTTCCCAATTAAGATTAGCTTGTCTCTtctggcggggcatggtggctcatgcctgtaattccagcactttgggaggccgaggtgggcagatcacctgaggtcaggagttcaagaccagcctgaccaacatggtgaaaccctgtctctactaaaaacacaaaaattagctgggtgtggtggtgggtgcctgtaatcccagctactcaggaggctgaggcaggagaatcacttgaacctgggaggcagagattgcagtgagccgtgatcgcaccactgcactccagcttgggtgacaagagcgaaactatttcaaaaaaaaattaacttgtctCTTCCATGCTGGGGAGTAAAAGCCTCTCTGCTTCCATGCCCAGCTTCTACCCTTGCCCTGTCCAAAATAAAGCAAAGTCCAATCCCAGCTGGCTCCTCCCTGCTACCTGGGGAGTATTCTCACTTGCGCTTTACATCTCTGCTTGGCACCCTCAAGCCTCAAAAAGAGGTTTTTATTGTAATATCATATTACactaaatttgaaaaagaaaaagtaacaccCTCTCACCCCCACACCCAAATACAGCCACAGTTATCATTTTGGTGGGTTTGACTGGGCTCCTCTTTCTTGTGAATGTTGTCATGGTTATATGCACACAATGTTGTGCCCTGCTCCTGTCAAAAGCATGCCTCCATGTTGCTACATGAACAATAGTCACCATGTACATGCATAacaacattaaaacatttataatgaACTGTAATTTTAGCACTGCATACACCTATCAAAATGACAATTAACACTCAAGTGATACTTTGCtccatattttggatttttttttttttttttgtagagagggttaAGAACACTCTTGCAATTCTTAACACATCATGATAAATTGATCTCCATGGGAGACTGTACAAATGCATACTGTCAAGAGCAATCTGAGAAGATAGCAGTTTTACCATATCCCTGTCAGCACTGGAAATTGCAATGGAAATGTTAATTTTCGTTAATGTATCAGGGCAAAAGGTAGCTCTTCAttgatatttatttcaatttgatTACTAATATGGTTGTTGAATAGTTTTTCATGGGCCAGTTATACCAGAACGGGTCTAAGCCAGCTAAGTGCTCTGCTGTCTTTCCCTTTGGTGTCTATACTGTGGAAAGTTATTGTTCATAGAGCTTTTGCGAGCTTGCCACCTCTGCCATTGATACCAGGCACGCCATATTTTGTAGAgccagctttatttttattttgaagtggcTTCCCCCTTTCTGAAAAGGGACTTGGCAAGAGTTCCGTTCTGTCACAGTGAATTAGACACCAACTTCCCTTGTCAACAGAAGTTGGCCTGTTGGGCTAGACTTGGGCACCAGGTGCCACCTCCTGCTTGGCTGCCCTCTCAGTGACATCATCTATACCTGGAATGCCCAGTGGGTATTGCACTAGGAAAGAATCTGGCCTGCTTGGACTGTGTCTGGTCACAGGTCAGTGGAATTTGAGGAGCAACACAGTGGCAAAGCCCCACAAGGACTGGCAGCCTGACTCAAGAAGGCTCTAAACCATTCATCCCCTTCAACTGccacaccaccatatctggcccaTCAGTGCTGAGAAGGTGAGCCAGGTGGGGACCACAGTGTCACTAAGTCAAACATGATGAGGCAGAAGGAAAGGTCTCGGCATAGAAAATGTGCCCTCTGTCTTGAGGCAGAGACATCCATTTTATATGCTCAATCAACATATATGTAGCATTTTTATGCTGTTCAATCACCCTCCTGAAAATGTTCATGACAAAACAGACCCTCCCCACAGGCCTACCTTCCCTTGCCCTGGCAGCAGCCTCCTTGAACAGAGTCCCAGGGagacagaataataaaaattacaacttCCTCTATCAGGAGGAAGGCTGCACCCTCACACTGATTGCCTTTGCCTGAAAAGTTTCTTGGCCACACCGTGGCTTCCTTGGGCTTTTGGGGCTCACTGTGGGGCTGCCTATCTCtctccacaccacacacacatttaaGCTCTTCACTGGGACATCATGAGCTAAGAAGTCTGagattttgcttttctctctatCAAAACTTTATTGAATGTCCATCATGTGCTAGACTTTGCAACAAAGCCAAGTCAGACTTGGCCTGCCCTCTGGGAACTCACAGGCAACAAAGTTCATGATCAAAGTAATGTCAGCTAAGAATTTTGCTAGCTAGGCACAGAACGCATAGGAAAGATGAGGTCAAGGCAAGTTTCTTAGAAGCCATGAAGGCTGAGCTGAATTTGGGGactccagaaaacagaagacGTAAAATTGCAAAAGGTCCTTGTTCTCAAAATGTTGTCTTAAAAGCTCTGAGCTTCCTGAAAGATTTCAGGCAAgccaggggagggagggcaggcatGGCTAACTTTGCATTTAGGACAGATCCCCTTGGCAGCCATGTTGGGCATAGATGGGAAGATAGGAAGGCCAGGGGAATGGTCATACCCCAGCGAAGAAGTGATGagtgcctgggttcaagcaggaTCCATGGGGTGTGGGGGGACAGTGCGGTTTTCAGAGGCAGTAAAGAAGAGGGGCTCCCCAGCTTGGATTTGGTGGTGGTGGGAAAGGGAGGATTTAAGATGATATCCAGTTTCCTGGTTCAAGCAGTGGACACACATTTGGGGGAAAGAGGACAAGTTCTGTTTTGCAGATGGCGTATTCTGGACATCCGGGAGATACATTCGGGGGAAACAGGACGAGTTCAGTTTTGCCGATGGCGTATTCTGGACATCCGGGAGATACATTCGGGGGAAAGAGGACGAGTTCAGTTTTGCAGATGGCATATTCTGGACATCCGGGAGATACATTCTGGGGAAAGAGGACGAGTTCAGTTTTGCCGATGGCGTATTCTGGACATCCGGGAGATACATTCGGGGGAAAGAGGACGAGTTCAGTTTTGCAGATGGCGTATTCTGGACATCCGGGAGATACATTCGGGGGAAAGAGGACGAGTTCAGTTTTGCAGATGGCGTATTCTGGACATCCGGGAGATACATTCGGGAGAAAGAGGACGAGTTCAGTTTTGCAGATGGCGTATTCTGGACATCCGGGAGATACATTCTGGGGAAAGAGGACGAGTTCAGTTTTGCAGATGGAGTATTCTGGACATCCGGGAGATACATTCGGGGGAAAGAGGACGAGTTCAGTTTTGCAGATGGAGTATTCTGGACATCCGGGAGATACATTCTGGGGAAAGAGGACGAGTTCAGTTTTGCAGATGGCGTATTCTGGACATCCGGGAGATACATTCGGGGGAAACAGGACGAGTTCAGTTTTGCAGATGGCGTATTCTGGACATCCGGGAGATACATTCGGGGGAAAGAGGACGAGTTCAGTTTTGCAGATGGCGTATTCTGGACATCCGGGAGATACATTCGGGGGAAAGAGGACGAGTTCAGTTTTGCAGATGGCGTATTCTGGACATCCGGGAGATACATTCTGGGGAAAGAGGACGAGTTCAGTTTTGCAGATGGCGTATTCTGGACATCCGGGAGATACATTCGGGGGAAAGAGGACGAGTTCAGTTTTGCAGATGGCGTATTCTGTACATCCGGGAGATACATTCGGGGGAAAGAGGACGAGTTCAGTTTTGCAGATGGCGTATTCTGGACATCCGGGAGATACATTCGGGGGAAAGAGGATGAGTTCAGTTTTGCAGATGGAGTATTCTGGACATCCGGGAGATACATTCTGGGGAAAGAGGACGAGTTCAGTTTTGCAGATGGCGTATTCTGGACATCCGGGAGATACATTCGGGGGAAACAGGACGAGTTCAGTTTTGCAGATGGCGTATTCTGGACATCCGGGAGATACATTCGGGGGAAAGAGGACGAGTTCAGTTTTGCAGATGGCGTATTCTGGACATCCGGGAGATACATTCGGGGGAAAGAGGACGAGTTCAGTTTTGCAGATGGCGTATTCTGGACATCCGGGAGATACATTCGGGGGAAAGAGGACGAGTTCAGTTTTGCAGATGGTGTATTCTGGACATCCGGGAGATACATTCGGGGGAAAGAGGACGAGTTCAGTTTTGCAGATGGCGTATTCTGGACATCCGGGAGATACATTCTGGGGAAAGAGGACGAGTTCAGTTTTGCAGATGGCGTATTCTGGACATCCGGGAGATACATTCGGGGGAAAGAGGACGAGTTCAGTTTTGCAGATGGCGTATTCTGGACATCCGCGAGATACATTCTGGGGAAAGAGGATGAGTTCAGTTTTGCAGATGGCGTATTCTGGACATCTGGGAGATGATACATTCGGGGGAAAGAGGACGAGTTCAGTTTTGCAGATGGCGTATTCTGGACATCTGGGAGATACATTCGGGGGAAAGAGGACGAGTTCAGTTTTGCAGATGGCGTATTCTCGACATCC encodes:
- the LOC124907867 gene encoding periaxin-like, translating into MYLPDVQNTPSAKLNSSSFPRMYLPDVQNTPSAKLNSSSFPRMYHLPDVQNTPSAKLNSSSFPRMYLPDVQNTPSAKLNSSSFPRMYLPDVENTPSAKLNSSSFPRMYLPDVQNTPSAKLNSSSFPRMYHLPDVQNTPSAKLNSSSFPRMYLADVQNTPSAKLNSSSFPRMYLPDVQNTPSAKLNSSSFPRMYLPDVQNTPSAKLNSSSFPRMYLPDVQNTPSAKLNSSSFPRMYLPDVQNTPSAKLNSSSFPRMYLPDVQNTPSAKLNSSSFPRMYLPDVQNTPSAKLNSSCFPRMYLPDVQNTPSAKLNSSSFPRMYLPDVQNTPSAKLNSSSFPRMYLPDVQNTPSAKLNSSSFPRMYLPDVQNTPSAKLNSSSFPRMYLPDVQNTPSAKLNSSSFPRMYLPDVQNTPSAKLNSSSFPRMYLPDVQNTPSAKLNSSSFPRMYLPDVQNTPSAKLNSSCFPRMYLPDVQNTPSAKLNSSSFPRMYLPDVQNTPSAKLNSSSFPRMYLPDVQNTPSAKLNSSSFPRMYLPDVQNTPSAKLNSSSFSRMYLPDVQNTPSAKLNSSSFPRMYLPDVQNTPSAKLNSSSFPRMYLPDVQNTPSAKLNSSSFPRMYLPDVQNMPSAKLNSSSFPRMYLPDVQNTPSAKLNSSCFPRMYLPDVQNTPSAKQNLSSFPQMCVHCLNQETGYHLKSSLSHHHQIQAGEPLFFTASENRTVPPHPMDPA